ACTTCCGATCGAGTTAAGGAGGCTATCTTCGACATTGTCCAAAATCACATCGCTGGCCAGCAAGTTTTGGATCTTTTCGCCGGAACGGGTGCCTTGGGTATCGAAGCCCTGAGCCGGGGTGCCAGGCGGGCCGTATTTGTGGAAGAAAGCGCACGTTCCTTGACGGCCTTACGCAAAAATATCGAAGAATGCAAAATAAAGGATCAGGCGCAGGTGCTGGCGCGCGAGGCTTTGGCCGGAATCAAAATCTTAGAAGCTAAAGGAGAATCTTTCCAACTCATCTTTCTGGATCCTCCCTATGGAAAAGGATTGCCCTACAAAACGCTTAAAGTCCTGGCCACGAGTTCAATCGTTTCTCCGGATACTTTGATCATTGCCGAACACGCACCGATGG
This is a stretch of genomic DNA from Deltaproteobacteria bacterium. It encodes these proteins:
- the rsmD gene encoding 16S rRNA (guanine(966)-N(2))-methyltransferase RsmD, encoding MRIISGKWKGKRLFSVKGLNLRPTSDRVKEAIFDIVQNHIAGQQVLDLFAGTGALGIEALSRGARRAVFVEESARSLTALRKNIEECKIKDQAQVLAREALAGIKILEAKGESFQLIFLDPPYGKGLPYKTLKVLATSSIVSPDTLIIAEHAPMDDIFSIPHLQRVDARKYGGTLVSFFRLEKEPPEFNSN